From the genome of Sediminibacter sp. Hel_I_10:
TGAAATTACTGCACTTACAGAAGGTGTAGAAAGAAATGAGGGAGCGCTCTGGTTTGTAGGTTCTCCGCTCAATGTGATCTATGATTTTGAAAATATCGGACTTTGGAATCAGTCAGATCCTAACTTTCAGTACCTGGATATTTTAGAACCTGGAGGAAATGAAGGTATGATAAAGGTGCGTTATACGGGTGAATATAACGAAGACGGCTCTCCTGTTCGCGCCATAGGTCCAGACGATAGGAAGATTATTGATCCTACTCCCGATTTTCAGGGTGGTTTTAATACTCGTTTTGCATATAAAAACTTTGACTTGAATATGGTAGGTGCGTTTCAAAGCGGTGGTATAGTCGTTAGTACTCTATATTCTTCAAGCGGTTATTTAAATTTATTAACTGGTAGAAACAATAATGTGGATGTAGATTATTGGACTCCAACTAATACAGATGCTAAATATCCTGCACCTGGAGGTATTCAAAGTGGGGACAACCAAAAATATTCGAGTACATTAGGCTATTTTGATGGCTCTTACTTAAAAATCAGGGCAATGACCTTAGGATATAATATTGATCAAAATGTTCTTGATAACACGGGGATCAAAAGGCTGCGTCTTTACGCCACGGTACAAAATCCCTTTGTTTTATTTTCCCCTTTTCACGATGAATCTGGACTTGATCCTGAGACCAACTCTGGGGTAAATGGCGACGGAACACGTCAAAATGTAGCGGTTGATACAGGTAATATCTCTGATGGTATACCAACTATTGGAGCCAATGCACCTACAACGAGAAACTTTTTGCTAGGACTAAACGTAACATTTTAAAAAAAATGACTATGAAAAAAATTAAGTATTTATCAATTGCAATTTTAGCTATTGCTTTTATTGTAACATCTTGTTCTGAAGATATTCTAGAAGAAACGCCGAGAGACCGTTTTACCCCAGAGTTCTTTCAAACTGAGCAGGGTGTAGAAGGGGGGTTAACCTACTTGTACCAAAATATGAGAAATATTTATGGTGACGGGTATTATCTGAACATGACCGAAACAGGAACCGATGAGTATGCTGCTGCACAGAGCGCCGATAATAACTTTTTCGATTTTGATCTCACTGACCAAGGAAATTTAAGCTCGCAAAGTGGTTTTGCGGTAGGTGTGGTTTGGGGTAACTCCTATCGCGCCATAAATACGGCAAGTGGAATTATTGAAAATGCTGCAGCTGTTGGACTGGATGAATCCTTAATAGGGGAAGCTCAATTCTTCCGTGCTTGGTATTATTTTTTATTGGTTCAAACCTATGGAGGTGTACCTTTAGATCTAGGCTCTGGAGAACTACAATTCAATCAATCTGCGACAAGAACGTCGGTTCGTAATACGGTTCCCGAAGTGTATGCTCGAGCTATACTTCCAGATTTAGAAGCTGCTGTAGACGCTTTACCAGATACTCAAAGAATTACTGGTGCTGTTACTAAAAATGTGGCAAGGTTGTATCTAGCACAAGCTTATTTAACTTATGCTTGGTGGCTCGAAAACCCTAATAATATTCCAACTTATCCCGACACTCCACGAACCGATCCTAATGGAAATGGCGCTGGATATTATTTTCAGCAAGCCTATAATACCGCTATTTTAGGGATTGAAAACCCTGGGCCTTACGAGTTACTCGATTACTTTTACGATGTGCACGTAGCGACCAACGATCGTCATAATGAGATGCTTTTATATGCAGACCGTACCGAGGAAAGTCAAATATATAATGGTGCAGATATAGGTTTTAGTGGTACCGGTGGCAGTGCCAATACTGCTGCTTGGATGGCAACTTCTAATTATACGACCATCAGTGTTGACGGTGTGGCCGCAGTACAACGCGAGGCTGCTCAAAGTTATGGACGACCTTGGACGCGTATGGCGCCTCCCATTAATGTTTTTGAAGAAACCTTTGACGACAAGGACAATGATTCCCGATACGACGCTACATTTGTGAGTAGCTATAGAGGAAACTGGGATAAGGCAGGTGATACTACACCAACTCTTACGGCTGCTAACGGACTGGAAATAGCTCCAGGCGACGCGGTAATCTCTTTCTTGGATGAATATAATCCAAACGTGACTTATGTAAATGGAGGAAATATAGGTGGTGGTGAAATACCGGGGAGATCCGATTATGTTATCAACCTAAATGAAATAAATAGAAGGTTTTATCCAGGTTTATGGAAATTAGGAACTTATCGTACAGATAATGAAGGCGGTTTGGGGTCACCCAATGGTGCCATAACTCGCCCCTATCCAATTGCAAAATATTCTGAATTTTATCTTGTTGCGGCTGAAGCTGCTGTAAAAGGCGCAAGTGGCGGCTATACTGCTAGACAATTAGTAAATGTCTTACGGGCACGTGCTGGAATGTGGCGTTTTGACAATGGTGAACAGGAAGAACGTATTGAAGACAATAGTACTACTTTGGTAAACGCAACGCCAGCAGTTATCGATATAGATTATATTCTTGCAGAGCGTTCTCGTGAATATTTTGGTGAAGGGAAAAGATGGTTTGATTTAGTACGTACTCAAAAATGGCAAGAATATGCCTCTAGTTACCAAATTGGTGGGAATGATGCTTCTGATCACAGTCCTACAACAACAAATAGAACCATTGAGGACTATCATTATTTAAGACCTGTTCCATTAAACCAAATAGATCTTTTAAATATGAGCGCTGCTGAAAAGGCAGCATACCAAAACCCAGGGTATCAATAATATATAAAATATATACATTTGAGTTAGTCTAATAGATTCAAATTATACAAAAAGAGGCCGTTAATACAACAGCCTCTTTTTATTTTTTGTAGCATCTTCTTCCTCTACCTTAGTTAAAGAATGATGTTTTTGAAAATCTGACTTTCTTAAAGTCATGATCACCCAAAACCATTTTCATTCAAAGACCCCAGGCCATTTGCATGCAGACGACAGCAATCAATTAGACGATGTGATCATAGAGAGTGGAATATGCTAAGCATGAATATAAGCGGCTATCGTTATATTGTAAAAATAGGACAGCAATATCTATATATCTAACACTCTCAATTTGAATAATGGTCATGATTATTTTAATGCCACTGCTCAAATTCAAAAAATATTCTAACTTGGAACCACTTCTTGCGGACTTTTACTCCGATGTCTTAAAATCAATCATAATCGGTTACAAAAGCAATTCTTTAAAAAAAGAAATTATGTTAAAACAATTAACACAATCGGTTGTATTTTTAATTTAAAGTATGTATATTTACGTTAAATGCTTTTTTTGGTCGTATGATTATCAATACGGTAAAATTACAATTACTTAAATAATTCAGC
Proteins encoded in this window:
- a CDS encoding RagB/SusD family nutrient uptake outer membrane protein, translating into MKKIKYLSIAILAIAFIVTSCSEDILEETPRDRFTPEFFQTEQGVEGGLTYLYQNMRNIYGDGYYLNMTETGTDEYAAAQSADNNFFDFDLTDQGNLSSQSGFAVGVVWGNSYRAINTASGIIENAAAVGLDESLIGEAQFFRAWYYFLLVQTYGGVPLDLGSGELQFNQSATRTSVRNTVPEVYARAILPDLEAAVDALPDTQRITGAVTKNVARLYLAQAYLTYAWWLENPNNIPTYPDTPRTDPNGNGAGYYFQQAYNTAILGIENPGPYELLDYFYDVHVATNDRHNEMLLYADRTEESQIYNGADIGFSGTGGSANTAAWMATSNYTTISVDGVAAVQREAAQSYGRPWTRMAPPINVFEETFDDKDNDSRYDATFVSSYRGNWDKAGDTTPTLTAANGLEIAPGDAVISFLDEYNPNVTYVNGGNIGGGEIPGRSDYVINLNEINRRFYPGLWKLGTYRTDNEGGLGSPNGAITRPYPIAKYSEFYLVAAEAAVKGASGGYTARQLVNVLRARAGMWRFDNGEQEERIEDNSTTLVNATPAVIDIDYILAERSREYFGEGKRWFDLVRTQKWQEYASSYQIGGNDASDHSPTTTNRTIEDYHYLRPVPLNQIDLLNMSAAEKAAYQNPGYQ